CCTACCTAACATTTACTGATTGCGACGGTATTCGTCGGATGGTCATAAGCGTCACGCGCACATCGGCATCGCGCGGCATATCGATAGAACAACTAAAGGACTTTTCGATGAAATTCATCCGATCAATCGGATCTGGTCCGCTCATTGCATCGCGGGCGTCGCTGCGCAAAGCGACCATTGCTGCATTGTTTGCATGCGCGCCGCTCTTCGTGCAATCGGCCGCCCACGCGGAGTCCAATCCTGACGCCATACCGGAAGCGCCTGAGGCCGACCTCGGCATCCAGGCCAAGCCGACGGGACAATGGACCGGTTTCTGGACACGCGAAACCATGCTCGGCGACATCGGCGGATTACGACCGTGGCTCGGAAAGTACGGCGTGACCTTTCAGTTGACGGAAACGAGCGAATATCTCGCGAACCTGCGCGGTGGCCTGTCGCGCGGAGGGGCCTACGACGGTCTCACCACGGCAACCGTTCAGATGGACACGCAAAAGGCGTTCGGGCTACCGGGCGGCTTGTTCAATGTCAGCGCACTGCAGATTCACGGCCGGAATCTGAGCGCAGACCGGCTCGGCACGCTGAACACAGCAAGCGGCATCGAAGCTGAAGCGACGACGCGTCTATGGGAGTTGTGGTACCAGCAGTCATTCCTCGACAAGCGCCTCGATGTGAAGATCGGTCAGCAAAGTATCGACCAGGAATTCATGACCAGCCAGTACGCGGCAACCTTCATCAACACGATGTTTGGCTGGCCGGCTCTGCCTTCGTACGACATGCCGTCGGGCGGCCCTGCCTATCCGCTATCCGGGTTGGGCGTGCGCGTGCGCGGACAGATCACGCCTTCTCTGACGGCGCTCGCTGGCGTGTACTCCGGTGACCCGCTGGGCAACAACCCCGACAACATCCACGGCACGAACTTCAACCTGCACAACGGCGCGCTGTGGATCGGCGAACTGCAGTACGCAATCAATCAGCCTGCCGATGGCGAAATGACGGGCATGGACAGCAACAAGCTGCCGGGTACGTACAAGATCGGTGTCTGGTACAACAGCAACCGCTTCGATGACCAGCGCTTCGACAACACCGGCCTGTCGCTTGCGAATCCGG
The Paraburkholderia terrae genome window above contains:
- a CDS encoding carbohydrate porin — encoded protein: MKFIRSIGSGPLIASRASLRKATIAALFACAPLFVQSAAHAESNPDAIPEAPEADLGIQAKPTGQWTGFWTRETMLGDIGGLRPWLGKYGVTFQLTETSEYLANLRGGLSRGGAYDGLTTATVQMDTQKAFGLPGGLFNVSALQIHGRNLSADRLGTLNTASGIEAEATTRLWELWYQQSFLDKRLDVKIGQQSIDQEFMTSQYAATFINTMFGWPALPSYDMPSGGPAYPLSGLGVRVRGQITPSLTALAGVYSGDPLGNNPDNIHGTNFNLHNGALWIGELQYAINQPADGEMTGMDSNKLPGTYKIGVWYNSNRFDDQRFDNTGLSLANPATTGIPQSHHGDYSLYAVADQMVWRPNPDEPRSVGVFARVMGAPGDRNLVSLSANLGVVLKAPFKGRDDDSVGLAVTYIKVGNHVHDLDLDNRDFSGGPYGVRTSETALEATYIYQAAPWWQIQADAQYTFNAGAGQNPNDPTQPLRNTFVVGVRTNITF